From the Solanum pennellii chromosome 4, SPENNV200 genome, one window contains:
- the LOC107016651 gene encoding cytosolic sulfotransferase 12-like → MWHFTNKWKAVDQDGPWHIEEAIEKFCSGVFPGGPYYDHVMGFKNASLEKPKNIFFITYEELIKDTKIHVKRLAEFLGFPFMNHEEEEVDEIVKNCSFDILSSYAVNKFEDPSWFKVPYNSFFRQGAVGDYKNYLDAKTIERIDALTRD, encoded by the coding sequence ATGTGGCATTTCACAAATAAATGGAAGGCTGTAGATCAAGATGGCCCATGGCATATCGAAGAAGCTATAGAGAAATTTTGTTCAGGAGTATTTCCTGGTGGAccttattatgatcatgttatggGATTCAAAAATGCAAGCTTGGAGAAACCtaagaatatatttttcataacttATGAAGAGCTAATAAAAGACACGAAAATTCATGTGAAGCGATTGGCGGAGTTTCTAGGGTTTCCGTTTATGAATCATGAGGAGGAGGAAGTAGATGAGATAGTGAAAAATTGTAGCTTTGATATTCTTAGTAGTTATGCAGTGAACAAATTTGAGGATCCTAGTTGGTTTAAAGTTCCCTACAATTCTTTCTTTAGACAAGGTGCTGTTGGGGATTATAAAAATTATCTTGATGCTAAGACAATTGAACGTATTGATGCGTTAACAAGAGACTAG